Proteins encoded together in one Branchiostoma lanceolatum isolate klBraLanc5 chromosome 11, klBraLanc5.hap2, whole genome shotgun sequence window:
- the LOC136444524 gene encoding transmembrane protein 53-like yields the protein MADEDLEYDISFPPAAVSDDEKEPVVILLGWAGCKENHLAKYSAIHEQQGCITIRYIMPTYDIFFHNYKAKTVAYKILELIFDLNLEDHPIFFHVFSNGGGFIYRHLTEMVASQRGGQVGALQIVGCIFDSCPSRRSLVVGMKALLTSLQQEPFLKRYSITFFFGIMVMFNTLRSWVSWLLPFAFLRGEDDYYTAMKKDPSRWPQLFLYSRADKVVPYRQVEDVFEARKKLGVQVLAVAFESSPHVTHLVHHRDLYMHHCSDFIKSCTMTGFIR from the exons ATGGCGGACGAAGACTTGGAGTACGACATCTCCTTCCCTCCGGCCGCTGTTTCAG ATGATGAGAAGGAGCCCGTGGTGATACTGCTAGGCTGGGCCGGGTGCAAAgagaaccacctggccaagtACAGCGCCATCCACGAACAGCAGGGCTGCATCACCATCAGATACATCATGCCCAC GTATGACATCTTCTTCCACAACTACAAGGCCAAGACGGTGGCATACAAGATCCTGGAACTCATCTTCGACCTCAACTTGGAAGACCATCCCATCTTCTTCCACGTCTTCAGTAACGGCGGGGGCTTCATCTATCGGCACCTGACAGAGATGGTGGCCAGCCAGCGCGGCGGACAG GTCGGCGCTCTACAGATCGTGGGCTGCATCTTCGACTCCTGTCCCAGTCGACGCTCCCTCGTCGTCGGTATGAAGGCTCTGCTAACCTCCCTGCAACAAGAACCCTTCCTGAAAAGATACTCGATAACGTTTTTCTTCGGCATCATGGTCATGTTCAACACGCTCCGATCGTGGGTCTCCTGGCTGCTCCCGTTCGCGTTTCTCCGCGGGGAGGACGATTATTACACGGCCATGAAGAAGGACCCTTCCCGTTGGCCGCAGCTGTTTTTGTATTCCCGCGCCGACAAGGTCGTCCCGTACAGGCAGGTGGAGGACGTCTTCGAAGCGAGGAAGAAGCTTGGAGTGCAGGTGCTGGCTGTAGCCTTCGAGAGCTCCCCGCACGTGACCCACCTGGTGCACCACCGCGACCTGTACATGCACCATTGCAGCGACTTCATCAAGTCCTGCACGATGACGGGGTTCATCCGCTGA